A portion of the Zymoseptoria tritici IPO323 chromosome 8, whole genome shotgun sequence genome contains these proteins:
- a CDS encoding 1-(5-phosphoribosyl)-5-[(5-phosphoribosylamino)methylideneamino] imidazole-4-carboxamide isomerase, with protein MTIFRPCIDLHAGAVKQIVGGTLTDAISSSTSSSAQTLKTNFTSEHPAAFYAELYRKHGLKGGHVIMLGKGNDEAAREALAAWPGGLQVGGGIGEENCREWVDAGAERVIITSFLFPSGKFSLERLQSVLGALGGDKEKLVIDLSCRRVGDGWRVAMDRWQTITEFEINKENISLLEPYCAEFLIHAADAEGLQAGIDEKLVSHLASICTIPVTYAGGGRNLQDLELVERLSGGKVDLTIGSALDIFGGKGVTFEECCRWNEGRRG; from the exons ATGACCATCTTCCGCCCCTGCATCGACCTCCACGCCGGCGCCGTCAAACAAATCGTCGGCGGTACCTTGACGGACGCaatctcttcttcgacctCAAGTTCCGCCCAAACATTAAAAACGAATTTCACTTCCGAACATCCAGCGGCTTTCTACGCGGAACTGTATCGCAAACATGGACTGAAGGGTGGACATGTGATTATGTTGGGCAAGGGAAACGAcgaggcggcgagggaggcgTTGGCGGCGTGGCCCGGAGGGTTGCAAGTGGGAGGTGGAATTGGGGAGGAGAATTGTAGGGAGTGGGTGGATGCTGGGGCGGAGAGG GTCATCATCACATctttcctctttccctcGGGCAAATTCTCCCTCGAACGCCTGCAATCCGTCCTCGGCGCTCTAGGCGGCGACAAGGAGAAATTGGTCATAGATCTCAGCTGTCGACGAGTGGGAGATGGGTGGAGAGTAGCGATGGATCGATGGCAGACTATTACCGAGTTCGAGATCAATAAAG AAaacatctccctcctcgaaccCTACTGCGCAGAATTCCTCATCCacgccgccgacgccgagGGTCTGCAAGCgggcatcgacgagaagctCGTCAGCCACCTCGCTTCCATCTGTACCATTCCCGTAACGTACgcgggaggagggaggaatTTACAGGATTTGGAGCTGGTGGAGCGTTTGAGTGGTGGGAAGGTGGATTTGACGATTGGGAGTGCGTTGGATATTTTTGGGGGAAAGGGGGTCACGTTTGAGGAGTGTTGTCGTTGGAAtgaggggaggagagggtga